A genomic segment from Candidatus Bathyanammoxibius amoris encodes:
- a CDS encoding NYN domain-containing protein: protein MKKVAVLIDGGYLSKIYKRQLSKNLTPGVILKLVEEKILQRPHEELFRLYYYDAPPFGKEITNPIDNSTTDFSKTPLFTAVNDFHRELAETDFVALRKGKLSFGGWKLTRGAINNIKKTGAIEPSDITPDFKQKAVDMKIGLDIAWLATKKIVEIIALVTADNDFIPAMKFARKEGIHITIAKIDSLNTYMRQHADKIIDIDIKTLEL, encoded by the coding sequence ATGAAAAAAGTAGCTGTCTTAATTGATGGTGGGTACTTGTCAAAAATTTACAAGAGACAACTGTCAAAAAACCTTACACCCGGGGTTATTTTGAAACTGGTAGAAGAGAAGATACTTCAACGACCGCACGAGGAATTGTTTAGACTTTATTACTACGATGCTCCACCTTTCGGAAAAGAAATAACGAATCCTATCGACAACTCTACAACAGATTTTTCTAAGACGCCTCTGTTTACCGCTGTGAATGATTTCCACAGAGAATTAGCCGAAACCGATTTTGTTGCCTTGAGAAAAGGTAAGCTTTCTTTTGGCGGATGGAAGCTCACAAGGGGTGCGATTAACAACATTAAAAAAACGGGGGCTATCGAACCCTCGGACATTACCCCTGATTTTAAACAAAAAGCTGTGGATATGAAGATTGGACTGGATATTGCTTGGCTTGCAACAAAGAAAATCGTGGAGATAATCGCACTTGTTACGGCGGATAATGATTTCATCCCCGCAATGAAATTTGCCAGGAAGGAAGGGATCCATATAACAATAGCAAAAATCGACTCCTTAAATACATATATGCGTCAGCATGCAGACAAAATCATTGATATAGATATTAAAACGCTAGAACTTTAA
- a CDS encoding response regulator → MEKKSNTKILVVDDETLIAMGLESCLTSLGYEVVGTASSGEEAISMARELRPDLLLTDIVMPGKIDGVEAAKIIKAELNIPVIFVTAHEDKALRRAKEAEPIGYLLKPFSLGEVRTKLKDLISGTRGTEI, encoded by the coding sequence ATGGAGAAAAAGTCTAATACTAAAATACTGGTAGTAGATGACGAGACTCTCATCGCCATGGGGTTGGAAAGTTGCCTGACGTCTCTGGGGTACGAGGTCGTTGGGACTGCCTCCTCGGGTGAAGAAGCCATCAGCATGGCCAGGGAGCTGAGGCCCGATTTACTTCTGACGGATATTGTCATGCCAGGAAAGATAGACGGCGTAGAGGCCGCTAAAATAATCAAGGCGGAGCTGAATATCCCGGTTATATTCGTAACTGCCCATGAGGACAAAGCGTTACGGAGGGCAAAGGAAGCTGAACCCATCGGTTATCTTTTGAAGCCGTTTAGTTTAGGGGAAGTAAGAACTAAACTGAAGGACTTGATAAGCGGCACGAGAGGAACGGAAATTTAA
- a CDS encoding ATP-binding protein, with the protein MTSEYCNCLTDACEAKAGKGKGICHDDCWQISKKSIDFMKPFGEECSGGLFIYAVPIMLDGTPIGAANAAVSNPPKDIKTIKEIAEKYGTSVKEVQSAIDEYEDRPEYVRESAKRQIEITAKTIASLCKVFYELHEKEKNLTGGIAERKRLENKLKTLNESLERRVAERTEELFQSEKQIKTSLLEKEELLKEIHHRVKNNLQIISSLLDMSRMQTDNEEANRLLMEACSRVGTMSLIHSQLYQTDRFDRIDMDKYLRGMTSSLLQLYGQKKNIAIDIKAPDIYLPVSQAIPCALALNELISNALEHAYKDREKGTLEISMQRAADDTVSIRIKDDGAGIPEDVDVYKTNTLGLKLVRNLVERQLKGKCMLKVTGAWSLS; encoded by the coding sequence ATAACGTCTGAGTATTGTAATTGTCTTACCGATGCCTGTGAGGCCAAAGCCGGAAAGGGTAAGGGTATCTGCCATGATGACTGCTGGCAGATATCCAAAAAATCCATCGACTTCATGAAGCCGTTTGGCGAGGAGTGTTCCGGCGGGCTGTTTATTTACGCTGTCCCCATTATGTTAGATGGGACACCTATCGGTGCGGCGAACGCCGCCGTGTCTAACCCGCCTAAGGACATCAAAACAATTAAGGAAATCGCTGAGAAATATGGGACAAGCGTAAAAGAAGTACAAAGCGCTATAGATGAGTATGAAGACCGCCCTGAATATGTCCGTGAATCGGCAAAGAGGCAGATAGAGATTACAGCGAAAACAATCGCCTCACTCTGCAAAGTCTTTTACGAGCTGCACGAGAAGGAAAAGAATCTTACAGGCGGAATCGCCGAGCGCAAACGTCTGGAGAATAAACTAAAGACACTTAACGAATCTCTGGAAAGACGGGTGGCTGAGCGCACGGAGGAATTATTCCAGAGCGAGAAACAAATCAAGACATCTCTCCTGGAAAAGGAAGAACTGCTGAAAGAAATTCACCATCGGGTCAAGAACAACCTGCAAATCATCTCAAGCCTGCTCGATATGAGCCGTATGCAAACCGACAACGAAGAGGCAAATAGGTTGCTTATGGAGGCCTGTAGCAGGGTTGGTACGATGTCCCTCATTCACTCACAACTATACCAGACTGACAGGTTTGACCGGATAGATATGGATAAATATCTGCGGGGAATGACCAGTTCGCTGTTACAACTTTACGGACAGAAGAAAAATATTGCAATTGATATTAAAGCCCCTGACATTTACCTGCCGGTGAGCCAGGCAATCCCCTGCGCCCTGGCCTTGAATGAACTGATTTCCAATGCCCTTGAACATGCCTACAAGGACAGAGAAAAGGGAACGCTTGAAATCTCCATGCAGAGAGCAGCCGACGACACCGTCTCCATAAGGATCAAGGACGACGGCGCCGGCATCCCGGAAGACGTTGACGTCTATAAAACCAACACCCTTGGTCTTAAGCTGGTTAGAAACCTGGTAGAGAGACAGTTAAAGGGAAAATGTATGTTAAAAGTGACGGGGGCATGGAGTTTGTCATAG
- a CDS encoding tetratricopeptide repeat protein, whose product MGRIRPKNLPRVFERVSTRPPFFRRLHFLILCCTVSLLFSPTMSQANDNEAVRHFDAGNSFYNEGKYGLAISEYTEAIRLMPDYASAYNNRGNAYVKLGRYERAIADCNRALEINPELAEAYFNRGFTYNNLGQHKRAIADLDRALEINPDYAAAYINRGFAYNNLGQHKRATADHERARELNPELVDAYDNEIKALKKLAGETKPKEVEAQGAATMDADTWFQRGTKLGESGNYEEAIECFDKALEIDPNGPIRWLCWVAKSAALTNLGRPLEGLHFADKSAKDLPILHVSFVVKGWALTELGRHQEALEYYNKSLEIEPTAVAWSGKGLLLDRMGATPMEVLFSYEKALEMSPRHPPIWSKKQEPLVETPEYKKVKAAVDGG is encoded by the coding sequence ATGGGCAGAATAAGGCCAAAGAATTTGCCGCGCGTGTTTGAACGTGTGAGTACGCGCCCGCCATTCTTCCGCAGACTTCATTTTCTCATCCTCTGCTGTACCGTATCACTCCTGTTCTCCCCAACTATGAGCCAGGCAAATGACAATGAGGCTGTGCGTCATTTTGATGCGGGCAATTCCTTTTACAACGAGGGTAAATATGGCCTGGCGATAAGCGAATACACGGAGGCCATAAGGCTAATGCCTGATTATGCAAGTGCCTACAACAACCGTGGGAATGCCTATGTCAAGCTGGGCCGGTATGAGCGGGCCATAGCCGACTGCAACCGCGCACTAGAGATTAACCCAGAACTTGCAGAGGCCTACTTCAACCGGGGGTTTACCTATAACAACCTGGGCCAGCATAAGCGGGCCATAGCCGACCTCGACCGCGCACTTGAGATTAATCCAGACTATGCAGCGGCCTACATCAACCGTGGGTTTGCCTATAACAACCTGGGCCAGCATAAGCGGGCCACAGCCGACCACGAGCGCGCACGGGAGCTAAACCCAGAACTTGTAGATGCCTACGACAACGAGATAAAAGCCCTCAAAAAATTGGCCGGGGAGACAAAACCGAAGGAGGTTGAGGCACAGGGCGCCGCCACAATGGATGCCGACACGTGGTTTCAACGTGGCACAAAACTTGGTGAATCAGGTAATTATGAAGAGGCTATTGAATGCTTCGACAAGGCACTGGAGATTGACCCAAACGGCCCCATACGTTGGTTATGTTGGGTCGCCAAGAGCGCGGCACTAACTAATCTGGGCAGGCCTTTGGAGGGCCTCCACTTTGCCGACAAGTCAGCGAAGGACTTACCAATTTTACACGTGTCTTTTGTAGTCAAGGGTTGGGCACTGACCGAGTTGGGCAGACATCAAGAGGCCTTAGAATACTATAATAAGTCGCTTGAGATTGAACCAACAGCCGTGGCGTGGAGTGGAAAGGGTCTTCTGCTGGATAGAATGGGGGCTACGCCGATGGAGGTACTGTTCAGCTACGAAAAGGCCTTGGAAATGAGCCCCAGGCACCCGCCGATTTGGAGTAAGAAACAAGAACCTCTCGTAGAAACCCCCGAATACAAGAAGGTGAAGGCGGCTGTAGATGGGGGGTAA
- a CDS encoding Crp/Fnr family transcriptional regulator translates to MAFESDLNLKGGKTIALKQGEILFYEGSTADEMYFIERGTITITKRVLNKSIKLGEGNEGDFISERAVLCERLPRSTTASAQTDCEIVVMDEKMCRKYGETLPPFARKMIQRMTTRLHQTNEIVVKMARTHEMVRDLGRRMQMLENSMLQGMEYNEPT, encoded by the coding sequence ATGGCTTTTGAATCTGATTTAAATCTTAAGGGTGGTAAGACCATAGCTCTAAAGCAGGGAGAAATCCTTTTCTATGAGGGCAGCACGGCCGATGAGATGTACTTCATAGAGCGCGGCACGATTACAATAACCAAGCGTGTGCTGAACAAGAGCATAAAGTTGGGAGAGGGGAATGAGGGAGATTTTATCAGCGAACGTGCCGTACTTTGTGAAAGGCTTCCTCGCTCTACCACGGCCTCGGCACAGACTGATTGTGAAATAGTGGTGATGGACGAGAAGATGTGCAGGAAGTACGGCGAGACCCTCCCTCCTTTCGCCAGGAAGATGATACAGAGGATGACCACAAGGCTTCACCAGACAAACGAAATAGTGGTGAAAATGGCGCGTACGCACGAGATGGTAAGGGACCTGGGCAGGCGGATGCAGATGCTCGAGAATTCCATGCTGCAAGGTATGGAGTATAATGAACCGACTTAA
- the aroF gene encoding 3-deoxy-7-phosphoheptulonate synthase: MIIVMKPGSSKKEIDHVIKTVEGKGLKTALLHGTERDVIACLGDKRDISQDFWNAIPGVEKAVPILSPYKMASREVKPAPTRIPISPEFSFGGKTIGVIAGPCAVENKAQLVSIAKRVKECGAIALRGGAFKPRSSPYSFQGLEEEGLAYLAETREEVGLPVVTEVLSPEHVEMVAKYVDILQIGTRNMGNFVLLKAVGEQPKPVILKRGMSATLDEFLLAAEYILSRGNDNVILCERGIRTFEKHTRFTLSLSAIPELKQLTHLPVIVDPSHGTGKRRLVNPMCKGAVAVGADGLLIEVHTDPEKAFVDGAQTITTDDFGTLMKELKPVAQAVGRDI, from the coding sequence ATGATTATCGTAATGAAACCCGGGTCTTCTAAGAAGGAGATAGACCACGTAATAAAGACGGTAGAGGGCAAGGGGCTGAAGACCGCGCTCCTGCACGGCACGGAGAGGGATGTCATTGCCTGCCTCGGCGACAAACGTGACATATCCCAGGATTTCTGGAACGCGATACCCGGCGTAGAGAAGGCCGTGCCCATACTTTCTCCATACAAGATGGCCAGCCGTGAGGTGAAGCCCGCCCCTACCCGGATACCGATAAGCCCGGAATTTTCTTTCGGCGGGAAGACCATTGGGGTGATAGCGGGGCCGTGCGCGGTAGAGAATAAGGCCCAGTTAGTCTCTATCGCGAAGAGGGTAAAGGAATGCGGGGCGATTGCGCTCAGGGGCGGCGCGTTCAAGCCCAGGTCGAGCCCGTACTCCTTCCAGGGCCTGGAGGAGGAGGGACTTGCCTATCTGGCGGAGACAAGAGAAGAGGTGGGACTTCCCGTTGTGACAGAGGTCTTGAGCCCGGAGCACGTGGAGATGGTGGCCAAATATGTGGACATCCTGCAGATAGGCACCCGGAACATGGGCAATTTTGTGCTGCTCAAGGCCGTTGGAGAGCAGCCAAAACCGGTCATCCTGAAGAGGGGCATGTCCGCGACACTCGACGAATTTCTCCTGGCCGCCGAGTATATACTCTCCCGGGGCAATGATAACGTGATCCTGTGCGAAAGGGGTATCCGTACCTTTGAGAAGCATACCCGTTTCACGTTGAGCCTGAGCGCGATACCGGAGCTGAAACAGCTTACCCACCTGCCCGTTATCGTAGACCCAAGCCATGGCACTGGAAAACGCCGCCTCGTAAACCCCATGTGCAAGGGCGCCGTAGCCGTGGGCGCTGACGGACTGCTGATAGAGGTGCATACGGACCCCGAGAAGGCCTTTGTTGACGGCGCGCAGACCATAACAACGGATGATTTCGGCACACTGATGAAAGAGCTCAAACCTGTGGCACAGGCCGTGGGCAGGGATATATAA